CAGCCGCCTAACCGGGATTCGCAACCAAGATGTGCGCGATGCAGCGGACATCCACACGGTTTTACAGCAAGCCCTGCCCCTGCTGGAGGATGCGACCCTGATTATTCAGAACGCTGGTTTTGACCTGGGCTTTTTAAAGCCTCGCCTCAGGCGGCTGGGGTACCAACTGGAGAATCCGGTAGTAGACACGATAAACTGGGCGCGCAAGGCGCTGCCGGGGTTGAGCAAACGCGGCTTAGATTCCCTTGCTTGGGCTTTCGACCTTGGCCCTATTGCGGATCGCCACCGAGCTTTAGGCGATGTAGAGACCACCCTTCAGGTAGCCCATGAGATGTACTACATGCTAACCGCAGGCAGACCCGTCCCGGCCCATCAACTTGCAGCAAGAGCCTACTAGGATACCGTATGATCGCGCGCTACGTCCTCACCAGTACCTGTCTTAGCAGTGGAACCATGAACCTGACCCAGTCGCTGCGGGTTTTTTTGCAGGGCAAAGATCGCATCGCCTTACGCGACGAGGAGGGCGAAATCTACGATGGAATCGTAAACTGGCGGCAAAACCGCCTCGAGGGCCTGGCACCTTACTATGCCAAGCGGCGGTTGAACGTCAACGACAAAATTGCCCTGCACTTGGAGGGTGACGAGATAGGCCTGGAGGCCCTTACCCCGACGGCTAAGTCTGCAAGACCCCGCGCCACCGAGGTTGAGCGCTCGAGGCCACAGCTCCCTGAGCCTACCCCCGAAAAAACCGAGAAGCGGATCAAGGTCACGCCCTATCCCAAAGAGGTGATTTTCCCGCACAAGCCCGTGGCCAGCGAAGCGCCGGCGTTTTCGGCAGACCTCGAGGCCCTGGGTTTTTCCCGTGAGTCGGGAAGTGCACCCTGGGTGTTTAGGGCTGCTTTGGGCCGCCGAACCTTTCACCTGGCCCTAGCCAAGTTTGGCGAGATGGACGCCAAGGAATTGCTGGCCTACCGCCAGCAAGGCCGGGTGCAGTATGCCGCTATTGTGGCCGGAGAGTCCTCCAAACCCGAAGCCTTGGCCGAAATTGCCGCAGTGCGCCCTTCGGGACTGGTACAGATGGGCTTGGGTTTTGTTTCCCCGGAAGCCTTGCAGCGCCTGGTCAAGCTGCGGACTGCCTTTCCGGTAGGCCCCCTGGACGTCGAGCGGCTACTGCGGGAAGGCCGCATAGACCTGGAGTCCATTCAGGGCCTCGAGCGCGAAATCTCGGCGGTCTTGCGCGAGCGCAGTCACTTTTCGGCGGTCTTGACCCTGCTGGCAGAAATGCCGCCCCAGCAGGTTTTTTTGCTGGCTGATCTGATGCCCATGGCGCGGGAAATGTATCTCGAGGCCGACCACCTACAACAGGTGCTCGAGAGCCTCAGCAACCCCCCTTTTCTGCTGCTAAAGCGCCTTTCTCCGGGTGAGTTCCTGATGCGACAATCAGTAGAGCAGACCCTGGCCGACTGGGTCGAGTACGCCGAGGTTATGGCCCGCCGTCTGCAAGGGGTTTTGCAAGATAAGTAAATGCCCGCTTCAAAAGGCTATCTTTTTGAACCCCGGAGCGGTTCAAACTCTGCCCAAACCGAGTACTGCACATCCCTGGTCACCAGGGAGTGGGGAGCGGCAGAGAAGACGCCTTTTTGAATCACGAAACTCCGACCAGACTGCGGTAGCGGTTGGTCGTGGGTAGTTCATCAGCACAGGGGTCTCCTGGAAACTTGAAACCCAAACACCCGTGGGCCCGGCCCACGCTTGGGTGCGCTACCTGCTGGCCCAGACGCATTCTCGGTTTCGTGGGTGGCCGCGTCTGTTAGCGCGATGGGGTTGAGCCGACCCATTGCGAAGTTTGCAAGCAAAAAGTACCGATTTTTTGAAGCGCTTTACTATTGCGCACTCTCGAGATCCGGCCGCAAGCGCACCGCCTCGCGCAAATACACGTGCTTGACCTGCTTTTGAGGAACCTCGGTGTTCCATAGCATCATCACCCGGATGACCCTGGGCAAAGCGCCCGGCACCGGTATTTCGCGGGAGTTAATGAGGGGAACCATCTGCATTCCTAGCTGCCGGGCGGCCTCGGCGGGAAAGGCCGCGCGAAGGTCGTCGGTCAGGGTGAAAAACATGGCTCCAATGGTGTCAAAGTCTGTGATCTGGTTGACCTCGAGCATCTTCTGCAATAGCTCGCGGGTCGCACTCAGAATAGCCTCGCGCGTATCTTCTTCAACCGTAATAGCGCCCCGCACCCCTCGCATCATCGCGGCGATTTTATCCCAGCTTGCCCTTCCCGCCTAGACCTGTTATAGTGCATAAGTTGACTGCACGGCCAAATCCGTGCCCGGGAGAGAGCATGAAAGAGAAAATTCACCCCAAGCTGGTTCCCTGCAAAATCATCTGCAACGGTGAAGTAGTCATGCAGACCTACAGCACCAAGCCCGAGATTCATGTCGAGGTTTGGAGCGGTAACCACCCCTTCTGGACAGGCCAGCAACGCTTTGTGGACACCGAGGGCCGGGTCGAGAAGTTCCAGAAGAAGTTCGGCGGCACCTACGGCAAGAAAGCCAACAAAAAGCAGTAATCCCCTCCGATTGCAGACAGGCGAGCCTTTGCTCGCCTGTTTTTTGCCGGGGTTGGTTGAGGTAAGCACGCCTGGTTTTTGGCGTCCTTGGTTGAGTTTTCCCTCATCCCGGCGGGAAGTGTGAAGCCCCACACCGATGGAACAACTGGTTAGGCGCTAAACCAACGCCGGAGTTGAAACTTCCCGTCGGGTACTTGTTGTGTTTCTCACCATCACACCTCACTTGGTGAGGCGTGATGTACCCGCTACAGCAAAGCACTGTACCGGGTGCTCTTAGAAGGGTTGTTCGCGGCATCTGCAATGCCTCTGGGTCGGCTATAGGCGATGGACTACTGACCTTCGAAGGGATGCCAGCGGTCGAGGCTTTATCATCTGCCAGCAGTGCCCCCCCATGCGATATGCTAGGCCCCGGCTATGAGCATGCCCCATCTTCCGCACCACCAGGGTTGGATTGAAGTTGTGGTTGGGCCGATGTTCTCGGGAAAGTCCGACGAGCTAATTCGGCGTATCAAGCGGGCCTTAATTGCCCGGCAGCGGGTGCTGGTATTCAAGCCGCGCCTGGACGACCGCTACCATGCCACCGACGTCTTTAGCCACGATGGCAGGCGGGCCGAAGCCGTCCCGGTGCGGGACTCGGCTGAGCTTCGGGTTCATTTGACCGACCCCCTGCCCGATGTGGTGGCCGTGGACGAGGCGCAGTTTTTCGATGCAGGCCTGGTCGGGCTGGTGCTCGAACTCGCCGACAAGGGGGTACGGGTAATTTGCGCCGGGCTGGATATGGATTTTCGGGGAGAGCCCTTTGGCATCATGCCCGACCTGCTGAGCCGGGCCGAATACGTGGAGAAACTCTACGCGGTGTGTCCGGTATGCGGAGCCCCCGCAACCCGCACCCAGCGCTTCGTCAACGGAAAACCCGCCCGATACGACGATCCGGTCATTTTGGTGGGGGCCAGCGAAGCCTACGAACCGCGCTGCCGCAAGTGCCACACCGTGGTGACCCAGGAGGTGCAGGAGATTCTCTAAATGCTCTGGTAACAAAGTATGTGACGCTGGCCTTCTCCCGCCATTGCGAGCATCCGCAGGATGCGAAGCAATCCAGAATCTCTGGCGCAGCTAGCCAGGTCAAACCTAATCTGGATTGCTTCGTCGGCGGGGGCCTCCTCGCAATGACAAGGTAGTCACATTTGGATTTGTAAGGGCAAAGTGACGAAAATCAGATTACCAGACCACTTAGTGGTCTGGTAACAAAATACGCAGTATGGGGTTTAGCCTTCAGAACGCGCCGTGTCTCGTAAACCTGGGCCTTCGGTGCCTTGCCTGTACGGTCATGCAAAAAGCACCCCACCCCGCTTCGCCCCTTCCCTCCCCTACTGCGTAGGGGAGGCCAGGTGGGGTGGCTGACTTGGCCCTTCACGCAGCGGATTGGGGGCCTTGCCTGATACCCTCCCCCACCCTCCCTACGCGGTAGGGAGGGCGTTTTTAGGCCATCTCGGGGGCCGAAGTGGGATGGAATCTTTACATCGATGTATTCGGTGTGCGGTACATAACTTCGGAAATTTAGTTACCAGACCACTAAAAGACCTTGGTATTTGCTGCCCCGTCGTATAGGTGCCTATGCACTCTCAGAGGAATCCTAAAAGTCGTTGCGAGCGTCCGCAGTAATCTATCGCGGTTCCCACCAAAAGGGCCCACGCGGTGACTCGTATTGTAGTCCCTACAGCAAAAACCGCTGTAGGGACTATTTGTAGGAACCGCTCTAAGACCAAGCAAGCCGACGGTTGCCCGGCCAAATTTCGATTTACTTCTTGCGCTTGTGGGGGGTTTTACGGGCTTTTTGCAGGATTAGCTCGAGCACCCCCCCTTTGAGGGAAGCCTGGGCGCTATTGGGGCGGATGGCCTCGGGCAAGGTGAGGGTACGGCGGAACGAGCCTGCGGGACGTTCCTGGCGGGCATAACTGCCTATTACTGAATGCCGCACACCAGCCAAGGTAATGGTCTGGCCCTCCTCGAGCAGCTCCAGATCCTCGTTTTTTACACCGGGCACGTCTACCAAAATGCGAAACTGCGTTCCTTCGTCCAATACGTCTACTGCCGGCACCCATTCGCCCAGGGCTTCTTGCGAAGCAAAGCGCCTCGAGAGCTCGTCGAGTTGCTGGCGGATGGCTTGTAGACGCTCAACTGCGTCATAGCGCTCGATGGTCATGGCGTTGAGGATATCATGATTGGAGCAAGTTGCCATGAGCCATGCCTGATACCCCCCAGCCCCCTCATCTCATCCCTGTCCTAACCGGACCAACGGCGACCGGCAAGACCGAGCTGGCCTTGCGCTTGGGTCGTTTGTTTCCGCTGGCGGTGGTCTCTGCTGATGCCAGCATGGTGTACCAGGGAATGGACATCGGAACCGCCAAGCCCAGTCTGGCCGAGCGACAGCAGGTCAGGCATTATCTGATAGACCTTCTACACCCCGACCAACCCTTTAGCGTCTGGGATTATGTGCGCGAGGCCGAAGCAGCCATCGCTACCATCCTCGAGCAAAATCAAATCCCCCTGGTAGTGGGCGGAAGCGGTTATTACATCAGGGCCCTATCGGAGGGGCTCCACCCGCTTCCCCCACCCGACCTAGAGCTCCAGACCCAGCTTTGGGAGGTGATAGCGACGCGGGGGCCAGGCTCTTTGTTGGCCGAGCTCGAGGCGGCCAGCCCCGAGGATGCTGTGCGGGTGCAGCGCAACCCCCGCCGATTGGTACGGGCGGTAGAGGTTTTACGCCGCACCGGCGTGCCGCCGGCCAAGATTCCCAGACGGGCACCCCGGTTCCGGTATCAAAAACTAATCTTGTGGCCCCCCTGGGAATGGCTCGAGCCTCGCCTAAAAGCCCGGGTCGAACAGATGTTCGAGCAAGGCCTGGTGCAGGAAGTCGAAGGCTTGCTGGTTAGGTATCCTCAAATGCCCACCGCTCTGCAGAGTATCGGCTACAAGGAAGTTGCGGGCTTTTTGCAGGGAAAATACACGCTCGAGGAAGCCCAGGAGGCCGTAGTGTTGGCTACGCGGGCCTATGCCAAACGCCAGTACACCTGGTTCCGCAAGGAACCCGGCCGGGTAAGCTTTTTGCCTTTTGGCGCCGATGCAGCCTGGGCTGGGGTGCAGAGCTGGTTTGAAAGCAGCATCCAGGGTTTTTGATCTGAATTCTGGCTCTCTGGTCTGCTATCCCTGAACCACCCCTCGAGGTTGCCCATTCGCTGCAGCGTGCATTACCGGCTACAGCAACAGCCTCTGTAGGCAGTATGCGTGGGAATCGGCTTTGGAAGGGAAACGCTCTCCTCGCCGACTGTCAGGAGGGGGCGCTTTATTGCACTCTTCACAGACGCGGCCGCCCACGAAAACTAGAACGCGTCTGGGCCAGCATGCAGCACACCCAAGCCTGGGCTGGGCCCGGCCCACGGGTGTTTGGGGTTCGAGTTTCCAGGCGGCCCGTATTTTGTGTGGGACAAAGCTTTCTCGAAGTCGAATGGCCCAAAATAGGTGAAGAGCGCTCTTACAGATTGTCCCATCGACCCACAAGTTGGCTCGTCTTGCGGGGCCCCAAAGAGAAGTTCGAATAGGAGGGAACCACACCTCGGCGCCTACCGGCGCGAAGGCGAATCGCTCGGATGGGGCTTTCCACGGAGCTTCCCTTGCTTTGTCCACACCTGCTAGACTTGGGGCCATGAAATTGGCCATTGTGGGTGTGGGCAAGATGGGCAAAAGCATTTTAGAGGGGTTGCTGCGGGCCGAGATGCTCGAGCCGGGCGAGATTGGCATCCTGGATACCCCCGAGCGCACCCAAGAGGTGGTTTATGAGACCGGGGTCACGCCCCTCACACTCGAAGACTTGCGCCGCTGTGAGCGGATCCTGCTGAGTGTGCAACCCAAGGATATTGCGACCCTGGCTCCCCAGATTGCCCACCCCAACACCGGCTACATCTCCATTATGGCCGGGGTGTCTACAGCTGTGCTTTCGCGCCGTCTGGGCACCCGGCGGGTGGTACGCTGCATGCCCAACCTGGCCGCCACCATCGGCAAAAGCTCTACCGCCATCACCGGCCCCCGCGAGGCCGAGGAGGCCGGCGATCTGGCTTTTGCAAGGGCTTTGTTCACCACAGTAGGTGACGTTTACGACCTACCCGAACGCCTGTTCGATGCCTTTACCGGTATGTCGGCCTCGGCCCCGGCTTATGTGGCGGTGGTGGCGGAAGCCCTGGCCGACGGGGGAGTTAGGCAAGGTATCCCGCGGGCCCAGGCCCTGCGGCTTGCGGCGGATGTGCTTATTGCCACTGGCGAGCTCTTACGCAAGAAGCACCCGGCGGTGCTCAAGGATGAGGTCAGTAGCCCTGGTGGCACCACCATCTACGGCTTGGCAGCGCTCGAGGCCCGCGCCGTGCGGGCAGCCCTGATCGAGGCCGTGGAGGCTGCAACCCTGCGGGGTCACGAGTTGGGCAGGGAAGAGTAGTTATCGGGTTGTGGTGAAACCCTTGCACACTACCGCCAGCGAGCCAAAAGCAAACCACTGCGACCGCTTAAGGGCCTCTCTACGGCAGGAGGTTTGAGTTTAGTTCGAATGCACCCCTATTTGCCTCGAGTGGGCGTAGCATAAAACAGATGAAGCGCTTCTTGACCCTTGGATTGCTGCTGTTGGGGACGCTGGCGGCACCTACGGCCTACTACCCCAATGGCCTCGGCTACTCCTGGACGTACTCCTCCGGCATGGAGCAAGTGTTTACCCGCGAGCAAAACGGAATGTTGGTGTTTGAGCGGCGCCTGGCCAAGCAGCCGGTGAGCGCCGACCTGCTGCGCTACACCCCGGATAAGGGGGTGCTTTTGGAAGGCCTGATAGTGGGAAAGGCAGTGCAGCGTTATAACCCACCGCTACAGTTATTTCCGGCCCCGCTCCTGGTACTAGGGCAGGAGTGGGGCGGTCGCAGCAACTTCGAGGGCCAGAGTGTGGCCCTGCTGGGCAAAGTTTTGCGCATCGAGGGCGTCAATGTGCCGGCAGGCCGCTTCAATGCCTATGTGATCCGCACCTCCACCGTGACCAGTGGGGGTGGTAGCCAGGTGATGGAAATTTATTTTGTTCCTGGGGTGGGTATTGTTCGCTACGCCACGCCA
This genomic stretch from Meiothermus sp. harbors:
- a CDS encoding PolC-type DNA polymerase III, coding for MGCQLPPKDLAEQLLASPGLPKGAWAGDLLQDLLDGRFEQNEAGIGLWEWKYPFPAQGEAIVVLDIETTGLSPEQNEIIELALVRLEKGQRTVFERLVNPGVSIPPFISRLTGIRNQDVRDAADIHTVLQQALPLLEDATLIIQNAGFDLGFLKPRLRRLGYQLENPVVDTINWARKALPGLSKRGLDSLAWAFDLGPIADRHRALGDVETTLQVAHEMYYMLTAGRPVPAHQLAARAY
- the aroH gene encoding chorismate mutase, encoding MMRGVRGAITVEEDTREAILSATRELLQKMLEVNQITDFDTIGAMFFTLTDDLRAAFPAEAARQLGMQMVPLINSREIPVPGALPRVIRVMMLWNTEVPQKQVKHVYLREAVRLRPDLESAQ
- the rpmE gene encoding 50S ribosomal protein L31, translated to MKEKIHPKLVPCKIICNGEVVMQTYSTKPEIHVEVWSGNHPFWTGQQRFVDTEGRVEKFQKKFGGTYGKKANKKQ
- a CDS encoding thymidine kinase encodes the protein MPHLPHHQGWIEVVVGPMFSGKSDELIRRIKRALIARQRVLVFKPRLDDRYHATDVFSHDGRRAEAVPVRDSAELRVHLTDPLPDVVAVDEAQFFDAGLVGLVLELADKGVRVICAGLDMDFRGEPFGIMPDLLSRAEYVEKLYAVCPVCGAPATRTQRFVNGKPARYDDPVILVGASEAYEPRCRKCHTVVTQEVQEIL
- a CDS encoding Hsp20/alpha crystallin family protein, which codes for MTIERYDAVERLQAIRQQLDELSRRFASQEALGEWVPAVDVLDEGTQFRILVDVPGVKNEDLELLEEGQTITLAGVRHSVIGSYARQERPAGSFRRTLTLPEAIRPNSAQASLKGGVLELILQKARKTPHKRKK
- the miaA gene encoding tRNA (adenosine(37)-N6)-dimethylallyltransferase MiaA codes for the protein MPDTPQPPHLIPVLTGPTATGKTELALRLGRLFPLAVVSADASMVYQGMDIGTAKPSLAERQQVRHYLIDLLHPDQPFSVWDYVREAEAAIATILEQNQIPLVVGGSGYYIRALSEGLHPLPPPDLELQTQLWEVIATRGPGSLLAELEAASPEDAVRVQRNPRRLVRAVEVLRRTGVPPAKIPRRAPRFRYQKLILWPPWEWLEPRLKARVEQMFEQGLVQEVEGLLVRYPQMPTALQSIGYKEVAGFLQGKYTLEEAQEAVVLATRAYAKRQYTWFRKEPGRVSFLPFGADAAWAGVQSWFESSIQGF
- the proC gene encoding pyrroline-5-carboxylate reductase, translating into MKLAIVGVGKMGKSILEGLLRAEMLEPGEIGILDTPERTQEVVYETGVTPLTLEDLRRCERILLSVQPKDIATLAPQIAHPNTGYISIMAGVSTAVLSRRLGTRRVVRCMPNLAATIGKSSTAITGPREAEEAGDLAFARALFTTVGDVYDLPERLFDAFTGMSASAPAYVAVVAEALADGGVRQGIPRAQALRLAADVLIATGELLRKKHPAVLKDEVSSPGGTTIYGLAALEARAVRAALIEAVEAATLRGHELGREE